From Aedes albopictus strain Foshan chromosome 1, AalbF5, whole genome shotgun sequence, one genomic window encodes:
- the LOC109405787 gene encoding uncharacterized protein LOC109405787: protein MSSSDKKDDGGGGAEDRSSEESEIKIKEEPDDVMMDVDGSPPPAFGPAALGLHPVGTKFPEKTTPTQPVQALNARGMPAKIRKKNKLFFDDDLLINDRIPPKGSPRKGGTPGGLATSSPQKGLVTPGKTLTRSGQKKKILSRYVKMKDSLKKRKEDPDEGTSSTPLRVINPIALLDKKASQRIGLRLRNLLKLPKAHKFVSYEWFYSNIDRALFEGENDFQICLREMYPDLKTRHLTRAEWNRIRRTMGKPRRIPSERHPRGGTLRWMDETVCRVVLCSLCLREVIYPEESKSDIIFGTVGDKKVPEGDGQVIYIKMSSGSIIDLAHSTAIPPY from the exons ATGTCCTCATCGGATAAAAaagacgacggcggcggcggtgccGAGGATCGATCATCCGAAGAATCGGAAATCAAAATCAAGGAAGAACCAGATGACGTCATGATGGACGTTGACGGATCCCCGCCGCCGGCGTTTGGACCAGCTGCGCTGGGTTTGCACCCGGTCGGGACAAAGTTCCCGGAGAAAACCACTCCGACGCAGCCGGTTCAGGCGTTGAACGCGCGCGGGATGCCCGCCAAGATACGGAAAAAGAACAAGCTGTTCTTCGATGACGATCTGCTGATTAACGATCGGATTCCACCGAAGGGAAGCCCCCGAAAGGGCGGAACGCCAGGTGGATTGGCAACTTCTTCGCCACAGAAGGGATTGGTGACACCGGGGAAGACGCTGACCCGTTCCGGACAGAAGAAGAAGATCTTGTCGCGGTATGTCAAGATGAAGGACAGTTTGAAAAAGCGCAAGGAGGATCCGGATGAAGGCACGAGCAGTACGCCCCTGCGGGTGATCAATCCGATTGCCCTGCTGGACAAAAAGGCGAGCCAACGGATTGGACTGCGGTTGAGGAATCTGCTGAAGCTGCCGAAGGCGCACAAGTTTGTGAGCTACGAGTGGTTCTACAGCAATATCGATCGGGCCCTGTTTGAGGGCGAGAACGACTTCCAGATATGCTTGCGGGAGATGTACCCGGATTTGAAGACGCGACATTTGACGAG GGCCGAATGGAACCGGATTCGCCGAACCATGGGAAAGCCGAGACGCATTCCGTCTGAGCGGCATCCTCGCGGGGGAACTTTACGATGGATGGACGAGACTGTTTGCCGAGTTGTTTTGTGCAGTTTGTGTTTGCGAGAAGTGATCTATCCGGAGGAATCAAAGTCGGACATCATTTTCGGTACGGTTGGGGATAAGAAAGTTCCAGAAGGCGATGGACAGGTCATTTACATCAAGATGTCATCGGGAAGCATTATCGATCTGGCGCATTCGACAGCGATTCCTCCTTATTAA
- the LOC115269183 gene encoding signal peptidase complex catalytic subunit SEC11A — translation MGMMESLGVDGLLSDVQRMDKRQFFFQVLSFGMIVSSALMIWKGLMVVTGSESPIVVVLSGSMEPAFHRGDLLFLTNQEEPVRVGEIVVFKIEGRDIPIVHRVIKLHEKNNGTVKFLTKGDNNSVDDRGLYAPGQLWLTKKDIVGRARGFLPYVGMITIYMNEYPNLKYGILGLLAVYVLLHRE, via the exons ATGGGTATGATGGAATCTCTCGGTGTCGACGGACTGCTCAGCGACGTCCAACGGATGGACAAACGACAG TTTTTCTTCCAGGTTTTGAGCTTCGGAATGATCGTTTCCTCAGCGCTGATGATCTGGAAGGGTTTGATGGTGGTCACCGGAAGCGAATCGCCCATTGTGGTGGTCCTCAGTGGCAGTATGGAACCGGCTTTCCATCG CGGGGATTTGCTGTTCCTGACCAACCAGGAGGAACCGGTGCGTGTGGGTGAAATCGTGGTGTTCAAAATCGAAGGCCGGGACATTCCGATCGTCCATCGGGTGATCAAGCTGCACGAGAAGAACAACGGAACGGTCAAGTTCCTGACCAAGGGCGATAACAACTCGGTCGACGATCGGGGTCTTTACGCCCCGGGGCAACTGTGGCTCACCAAGAAGGACATTGTGGGCCGGGCTAGGGGATTTTTGCCGTACGTTGGAATGATCACAATTTACATGAACGAGTACCCGAATCTGAAGTACGGCATTCTGGGGCTGCTGGCGGTGTATGTGCTGCTGCATAGGGAATAG